Proteins from a single region of Lysinibacillus sp. JNUCC-52:
- a CDS encoding GerAB/ArcD/ProY family transporter, which produces MKNPIQIGPQNMINAYLLFFVIHSAQIGVGIQGFQRIIYKDAGHDAWISVLLAGIATHIVAFCMIKTLEIYGSNDLYGIQQDIFGKWIGNFLNAIYIAYCFVAFLSVLRNYMEVIQAWIFPSIGAWFLSATLLIIIIYAFTGGLRVIVGVSFFSIVLSLWILPMLLFPMKFSTADSLLPVLETNFSSILKGAQSMTFTIIGFEILNIIYPFIKDKKNVRKYTHLGLLATTIIYLAVMLVSITYYSEGKLLKTIWATLTLFSFISFPFMERFEFVAVCFWMLIILPNLCLYLWAAYRGTLRLINISSTKFVWIFSFLIFTVSLLIQTRTQIDTINTYFGKVAFYIIFVYPIILFFFAILKKHFKSKKEHKNEKA; this is translated from the coding sequence ATGAAAAATCCTATACAAATTGGTCCTCAAAACATGATAAATGCTTACTTGCTTTTTTTTGTCATTCACAGTGCACAAATAGGAGTCGGTATACAGGGATTTCAACGTATTATATATAAAGATGCGGGACACGATGCATGGATTTCAGTTCTATTGGCTGGCATAGCCACACATATCGTTGCTTTTTGTATGATAAAAACATTAGAAATATACGGTTCAAATGATTTATATGGGATTCAACAAGATATCTTCGGCAAGTGGATAGGCAATTTTTTAAACGCCATCTATATAGCTTATTGCTTTGTAGCATTTTTGTCTGTGTTACGTAATTACATGGAAGTGATTCAAGCATGGATTTTTCCTAGTATCGGTGCATGGTTTCTATCAGCTACTTTACTAATAATCATTATCTATGCTTTCACGGGTGGACTTCGAGTAATTGTGGGTGTTTCTTTTTTTAGTATCGTACTCTCTTTATGGATTTTACCTATGTTACTATTTCCAATGAAGTTTTCAACAGCAGATAGTTTACTTCCTGTTTTAGAAACGAACTTTAGCTCAATATTAAAAGGTGCACAATCGATGACCTTTACAATTATTGGATTTGAAATACTTAATATAATTTATCCTTTCATAAAGGACAAAAAAAACGTCCGTAAGTATACACATTTAGGTTTGTTGGCTACCACCATCATATACCTAGCAGTGATGTTAGTTTCCATTACTTACTACAGTGAAGGAAAGCTACTTAAAACAATATGGGCAACACTGACATTATTTAGTTTTATCAGTTTTCCTTTTATGGAGCGATTTGAATTTGTAGCAGTTTGTTTTTGGATGTTAATTATTTTACCAAATCTTTGTCTCTATTTATGGGCTGCTTATCGAGGAACTCTACGACTAATAAATATAAGTAGCACGAAATTTGTATGGATTTTCTCTTTTCTTATTTTCACTGTCTCACTACTGATTCAAACTCGTACCCAAATCGATACGATTAACACGTATTTTGGAAAAGTAGCTTTTTATATCATCTTTGTATATCCAATTATCTTATTTTTCTTCGCGATACTTAAAAAACATTTCAAATCAAAGAAGGAGCATAAAAATGAAAAAGCATAG
- a CDS encoding transcriptional regulator encodes MREQLIKAMQRNQLVNMMYIAKDGSVTKRRVKVIKIVGDSFQAFCFTRHARRTFLISNVLAVIPIVRKGREVV; translated from the coding sequence ATGAGAGAGCAACTGATTAAAGCTATGCAACGCAATCAATTAGTGAACATGATGTATATAGCGAAAGATGGTTCCGTCACAAAAAGGCGTGTGAAAGTCATTAAAATTGTTGGCGATTCATTTCAAGCATTTTGTTTTACAAGACATGCAAGGCGTACTTTTTTAATCAGTAATGTTCTAGCCGTTATTCCTATTGTTCGTAAGGGGCGTGAAGTTGTATGA
- a CDS encoding Ger(x)C family spore germination protein has product MKKHRPIIILLLLLLFLCGCAETNILDQVGLTTLIGYDVGKEEEIATTAVIREVNPEFQSNVEVITTEDATSKGSRMKSNRKLSKKIMVGQMRVILFGEELAKDKLHYYINTNLENASVSNSLYMAVVEGKAESLLKYEYKNIDDIGQHIYKLLEQNIKQEYTISPTLHEIAHDYYTTGKDIAMPIIKRDEELVELSGVALFKDDKMVSTLPAKDSFYIKVVRDTFKVGIFETTLEEEDLPPSLLKSKEKVPVAFDAIQSQRNIQLVDASKTEFDLNIKMKARVLEIHQDINLGNPKKVAELEKAISKKLTKDISRVIAQSQEVQSDIFGFGEQYRSTVRNSNLTKEKWHEIYKDIKVNVNVDFVIVRNGVFE; this is encoded by the coding sequence ATGAAAAAGCATAGACCAATTATTATCCTTCTTTTATTATTACTTTTTTTATGCGGCTGTGCAGAGACCAATATTTTAGATCAAGTCGGCTTAACGACTTTAATTGGCTACGATGTAGGAAAAGAAGAGGAAATAGCTACAACAGCCGTTATTCGTGAAGTAAATCCTGAGTTTCAGAGTAATGTTGAAGTCATTACAACAGAGGACGCAACGAGTAAAGGAAGTCGGATGAAGTCTAATCGAAAGCTGTCTAAAAAGATTATGGTCGGTCAAATGAGGGTCATATTGTTTGGCGAAGAATTAGCGAAAGATAAACTGCATTATTACATTAATACAAACCTTGAAAATGCAAGCGTAAGCAATAGTTTGTATATGGCTGTTGTAGAAGGTAAAGCAGAATCATTACTTAAATACGAATATAAAAATATTGATGATATTGGTCAGCATATATATAAGCTTTTAGAACAAAACATTAAACAAGAGTATACAATTTCTCCAACACTTCATGAAATTGCTCACGATTATTATACGACGGGTAAAGATATAGCCATGCCTATAATAAAAAGAGATGAAGAACTTGTTGAATTAAGTGGAGTAGCCCTTTTTAAAGATGACAAAATGGTCAGTACACTCCCAGCGAAAGATAGTTTTTACATCAAAGTTGTTAGAGATACATTTAAGGTAGGCATATTTGAAACAACATTAGAAGAAGAGGATCTCCCCCCATCATTACTGAAGAGCAAAGAAAAAGTCCCTGTAGCTTTTGATGCCATTCAATCACAAAGAAACATTCAGTTAGTAGATGCTTCTAAAACAGAATTTGACCTAAACATTAAAATGAAAGCACGCGTATTAGAAATACACCAAGATATAAATTTAGGCAACCCTAAAAAAGTAGCAGAACTTGAAAAGGCAATTAGTAAAAAACTAACAAAGGATATATCGAGAGTGATTGCACAAAGTCAGGAGGTCCAATCCGATATCTTTGGATTTGGAGAGCAATATAGAAGCACTGTGCGAAACTCGAATTTGACAAAAGAAAAATGGCATGAAATTTATAAAGACATCAAAGTGAATGTGAATGTCGACTTTGTTATCGTAAGGAATGGCGTTTTCGAATAA
- a CDS encoding spore germination protein: MKFKLPFRKKKTPVEVPMPKENREKIAQSTDYFIQSIKDATNNPSDLIIKSVPPNISLIYIDNLVDKQTLNNDIIANLQDKPNETPENIKANLSIPELTVISHLVEATEAIVDGSVVIHVNGFAQLIVANIASRESRSLSAPENESQVIGTQVGFNESLPTNISLVRRYIVNTDLCIEEIKVGKRTNTSVTLLYMNGIAADEMVNTLRQRITELNIDALLDSAVLAEMIDDNSMSVFPQMLLTERPDRFCDCLLDGKLGIIVDGSSMAIVCPQSFTEFFHSQEDQNLRWQIATFVRILRLTAFFISVYLTPIYVAALTFHYEVIPQAFLIPLSESRALVPFPPIFEALLLEFIIELLREAGARLPTKIGQTIGIVGGIVIGTAAVQAGITSNILLIIIALSALASFTSPSYMMGNAIRLIRFPIIILAGFWGFYGIMLAFCFILIHLIRQSSLGAPYMSPLYPPRMRGMLDSVIRMPKPLTARRPAMTRPADEEKFAPEPVKPEES; this comes from the coding sequence ATGAAATTTAAACTACCTTTCAGGAAAAAAAAGACTCCTGTAGAAGTACCTATGCCTAAAGAAAATCGTGAGAAAATTGCCCAATCAACAGATTACTTTATTCAGTCAATAAAAGACGCTACGAATAATCCATCTGATTTAATTATTAAGTCTGTTCCTCCCAATATTAGTCTGATTTATATAGATAATTTAGTCGATAAGCAGACATTAAACAATGATATTATAGCCAATTTACAAGACAAACCAAATGAAACACCAGAAAACATAAAGGCTAATCTTTCGATACCTGAACTTACTGTAATCAGCCATCTAGTGGAAGCAACTGAAGCAATAGTAGATGGATCTGTTGTGATTCATGTAAATGGCTTCGCACAACTAATAGTAGCCAATATTGCGAGCCGAGAATCTCGATCATTGTCTGCTCCTGAAAATGAATCACAAGTGATTGGAACACAGGTTGGCTTTAACGAGAGTCTTCCTACAAATATTTCTTTAGTTCGTCGTTATATAGTCAATACTGACCTATGTATTGAAGAAATAAAAGTGGGAAAACGTACAAATACTTCCGTCACGCTTTTATATATGAATGGTATTGCCGCCGATGAAATGGTGAATACGTTACGTCAAAGAATTACAGAACTTAACATAGATGCACTACTCGATAGTGCGGTTCTAGCTGAAATGATTGACGATAACTCCATGTCCGTCTTTCCTCAAATGTTGTTGACTGAAAGGCCCGACAGATTTTGCGATTGTCTATTAGATGGAAAACTGGGTATTATCGTGGATGGTAGTTCGATGGCTATCGTTTGCCCTCAATCTTTTACTGAATTTTTTCATAGTCAGGAAGATCAAAACTTAAGATGGCAAATTGCTACCTTTGTTCGGATATTGCGCCTTACTGCATTCTTTATATCTGTTTATTTAACACCGATTTATGTTGCAGCATTAACTTTTCATTATGAGGTTATTCCTCAAGCTTTCTTAATTCCACTAAGTGAGTCTAGAGCATTAGTGCCTTTCCCACCAATATTCGAAGCATTACTCCTTGAGTTTATTATTGAATTACTGAGAGAAGCTGGAGCAAGATTACCAACAAAAATCGGACAAACTATCGGTATTGTGGGTGGTATTGTAATTGGAACCGCAGCAGTACAGGCAGGTATTACAAGTAATATATTACTTATTATTATTGCATTAAGCGCATTGGCATCATTTACTTCACCAAGCTATATGATGGGTAATGCAATCAGGCTTATTCGGTTCCCAATTATTATACTTGCAGGATTTTGGGGTTTTTATGGTATCATGCTAGCCTTTTGTTTTATATTAATTCATCTAATCCGTCAATCTAGTTTAGGTGCTCCGTATATGTCTCCACTTTACCCACCTAGAATGAGAGGCATGCTAGATAGCGTGATTAGAATGCCTAAACCGTTAACGGCAAGAAGACCCGCCATGACAAGGCCTGCGGATGAGGAAAAATTTGCCCCTGAACCTGTAAAACCCGAAGAAAGCTGA
- a CDS encoding YolD-like family protein: MIKDRGSIKWASMMLPEHLELLRVCKQTEYIEPPRELTDWELEELQQTINQAYHQQSDVKLEVWTDSKTTQWTGLIKSINFNTNELILETLMRTIRIPLQHIQSAQLEADYYD; the protein is encoded by the coding sequence ATGATAAAGGATAGAGGGAGTATTAAATGGGCATCGATGATGTTGCCAGAACATTTGGAGCTGCTGAGAGTGTGTAAGCAAACAGAATATATAGAGCCACCAAGAGAGCTAACGGATTGGGAGCTAGAAGAATTACAACAAACAATAAATCAAGCCTATCATCAGCAAAGCGACGTTAAGTTAGAAGTATGGACGGACAGTAAAACTACGCAATGGACTGGATTAATAAAATCAATTAATTTCAATACAAATGAACTTATACTGGAAACACTGATGAGGACTATACGCATTCCATTACAGCATATACAATCAGCACAATTGGAAGCTGATTATTATGATTAA
- a CDS encoding RNA polymerase sigma factor, translating to MDTQVVEEKFNEIYDKTYHQCLIYVISKCNHTNVIPDIIQETYLALYQILKNKGHDYIKNPEAYVIRIAKSKIYNHYSLKEKVKSLIPLFDINKEDKEYNQADINSELYENEIEIALENKEVLSAIWRFLQSKPQKVQKVFYLFYYAELSIPEIAQLLHLNQSTIKNYIYRTTHEIRKKFGKDG from the coding sequence TTGGATACGCAAGTAGTCGAAGAAAAATTTAACGAAATATATGATAAAACTTATCATCAATGTTTAATATATGTCATTAGTAAATGCAATCATACGAATGTTATTCCTGATATTATTCAAGAAACATATTTAGCACTTTATCAAATACTAAAGAACAAGGGACACGATTATATTAAAAATCCAGAGGCCTATGTAATACGCATCGCTAAATCGAAAATCTACAACCATTATTCTTTAAAGGAAAAAGTAAAAAGCCTCATACCGTTGTTTGATATAAATAAAGAAGATAAAGAATATAATCAGGCTGATATAAATAGTGAACTATACGAAAATGAAATAGAAATTGCATTAGAAAATAAAGAAGTGCTATCGGCTATTTGGCGCTTCTTGCAATCAAAACCACAAAAGGTACAAAAGGTGTTTTATTTATTTTATTATGCTGAACTATCAATTCCTGAAATTGCTCAATTACTGCATTTAAACCAATCGACGATAAAAAACTATATTTACCGCACCACTCACGAAATACGAAAAAAGTTTGGGAAGGACGGTTGA
- a CDS encoding DUF3298 and DUF4163 domain-containing protein has product MREHERKVLKRVIEENLANKELIRKKVLTKAENEMAPKKRVTIMKMKSIAIPLTACLIFMFFVNLSPTFALAVSKVPVLGAVAKVITIDEYIEKTDYIDAHIKIPQFTDMRNPSIENRINTMIKKKIESLAEKARQDSAEFKKNYLGDGEYSEDIEYTPSIYKFDYEVKSSNEQILSFIISETETTNGLTFVTKYFYNIDLTTGKELTLVDLLGPDYEKIVDPEIERQVKERAKADENLLWYYEEYYASKGAGGIDEFTSKNFYINEQGNPVIFFYEYNIAPPYAGPQEFEIER; this is encoded by the coding sequence ATGAGAGAGCATGAACGAAAAGTATTAAAACGTGTTATTGAAGAAAACTTAGCGAATAAGGAATTGATACGAAAAAAAGTATTAACGAAGGCTGAAAATGAGATGGCTCCGAAGAAGAGAGTAACAATTATGAAAATGAAATCTATTGCAATTCCTTTAACGGCATGTCTTATATTTATGTTCTTTGTAAACTTAAGCCCTACATTTGCACTGGCAGTATCAAAAGTTCCTGTACTAGGGGCAGTAGCTAAAGTAATTACAATAGATGAATATATAGAGAAAACCGATTATATTGATGCGCATATTAAAATTCCACAATTTACTGATATGCGTAATCCATCGATAGAAAATCGAATCAATACGATGATTAAGAAAAAAATTGAGAGTCTTGCTGAGAAGGCAAGGCAAGACTCAGCGGAATTCAAAAAAAACTACCTTGGAGATGGGGAGTATTCGGAGGATATTGAATATACGCCGAGCATATACAAATTTGATTATGAAGTGAAAAGTTCAAATGAACAGATTTTGTCATTTATCATTAGTGAAACAGAAACAACGAACGGATTAACATTTGTCACGAAATATTTTTATAATATTGATCTGACAACAGGAAAGGAACTAACACTTGTTGATTTACTAGGTCCCGATTACGAGAAAATAGTAGATCCTGAGATTGAACGTCAAGTGAAGGAGCGTGCCAAGGCTGATGAAAATCTATTATGGTATTATGAGGAATATTACGCTTCAAAGGGTGCTGGAGGAATAGACGAGTTTACATCTAAAAACTTCTATATTAATGAACAAGGAAACCCTGTCATCTTTTTCTATGAATATAACATCGCCCCACCATATGCAGGACCACAGGAATTTGAGATAGAACGATAA
- a CDS encoding polysaccharide deacetylase family protein produces the protein MKGRKRIRWTRIVAVIVFFTIMLGASYYLIGGKIEDHGQAENLVSNAARLVETEEIAEENEANVEEVIEEVETTVLRPDGKYIALTFDDGPSSKVTPRVLQTLKQHEAKATFFMLGSRVEMYPNIAAQVAAEGHEIANHTFSHPNLKKLTHKEMREEIDKTNNIIEVATGITATLFRPPYGVYNQDILNYTNANNYTTILWSVDSLDWKSRNPATIKEEILNNVSNKSIVLMHDIHTATAEALPELLITLKKEGYEFVTVSELLTLQEEKVDPYFGN, from the coding sequence ATGAAAGGTAGGAAAAGAATTAGATGGACTAGAATTGTGGCGGTCATTGTGTTCTTTACTATAATGCTAGGAGCTAGTTATTACTTAATAGGTGGAAAAATAGAGGATCATGGACAAGCTGAAAATCTTGTTAGTAATGCGGCAAGGCTTGTAGAAACCGAAGAAATAGCAGAAGAAAATGAAGCTAACGTGGAAGAAGTAATAGAAGAAGTAGAAACAACTGTATTGCGTCCAGATGGAAAATACATAGCGCTTACCTTTGATGATGGACCGAGCTCAAAAGTAACACCACGAGTATTGCAAACTTTAAAGCAACATGAAGCAAAAGCAACTTTCTTTATGCTAGGAAGCAGAGTTGAAATGTATCCAAATATTGCGGCACAAGTAGCTGCTGAAGGTCATGAAATAGCAAATCACACATTTAGTCATCCAAATTTAAAGAAATTGACGCATAAAGAAATGAGAGAAGAAATCGATAAAACAAACAATATTATTGAAGTGGCGACAGGTATAACAGCAACTTTGTTTCGACCTCCATATGGGGTATACAATCAAGATATTTTAAACTATACAAATGCAAATAATTATACTACCATTCTATGGTCTGTGGATTCACTAGATTGGAAAAGTCGTAATCCAGCAACGATAAAAGAAGAAATTTTAAATAATGTCTCTAATAAATCTATCGTATTAATGCACGATATTCATACTGCAACAGCAGAAGCTTTACCAGAGTTATTAATAACGTTAAAAAAAGAGGGATATGAGTTTGTAACAGTATCGGAACTTTTAACACTACAAGAAGAAAAAGTCGATCCCTATTTTGGCAATTAA
- a CDS encoding aconitate hydratase, with product MIKADERQLLHKYLLLELAVKSLQIDYQKAEQFKMKIVFLPLMDSLLKELRQEYFNLKRQLAQHRIRVVGWQPVDEYFSDVQVATAGNDVVLRYANQALKSQVEKLLINHISNNK from the coding sequence ATGATTAAAGCCGATGAAAGACAATTATTACACAAATATTTATTGTTGGAGTTAGCTGTGAAATCATTGCAAATTGATTATCAAAAAGCGGAACAATTTAAAATGAAAATAGTCTTTCTTCCTTTAATGGATTCATTGCTTAAGGAACTACGTCAAGAATATTTTAACCTCAAACGTCAGCTTGCACAGCATCGCATACGCGTAGTAGGATGGCAGCCTGTAGATGAATATTTTAGTGACGTGCAAGTCGCGACGGCAGGTAATGATGTAGTACTCCGTTATGCTAATCAGGCTCTCAAATCACAAGTGGAAAAACTGTTGATTAATCATATAAGCAATAACAAATGA
- a CDS encoding Y-family DNA polymerase, whose protein sequence is MNYEGMPNRPIMCIDMKCFYASCVAMLHGLNILENPVAVVANFDQPGSVVLAASPLMKEKFKIKTGSRRYEIPKHPDIRLFEPKMSFFIQMSMTITNLISNYVPVEAIHVYSVDESFVDLTGTEKLWGSPEETAKEIQRAILDQFNVPSAVGMGPNMLIAKLALDLDAKKTGFAKWTYEDIPKKLWPVRPLSEMWGIGKRMEANLNAMGIQTVGGLANADLEELEERFGVMGNQLYHHAWGIDLSKLGEPLITNGALSFGKGQMLMRDYHTRKDISVVLLEMCEDVMKRARDAGFVGRTISLGLSYSHNAMTKGFHRSKTIAGPTSETLVMYKACIELLDEHFAGEPARQLSVRISNLEKEHSIQLDLFDERKPQRQIIGPTMDAIRNRFGATSILRAVSYTRAGTAIKRDRLVGGHLA, encoded by the coding sequence ATGAATTATGAAGGTATGCCAAATAGACCTATTATGTGTATTGATATGAAGTGCTTTTATGCCAGCTGTGTAGCAATGTTACACGGGTTAAATATTCTTGAAAATCCAGTTGCAGTAGTAGCAAACTTTGACCAACCAGGCAGCGTTGTACTTGCTGCATCACCATTGATGAAAGAAAAATTTAAAATCAAAACTGGAAGTCGTCGTTATGAGATACCGAAGCATCCTGACATTAGATTGTTTGAGCCTAAAATGAGTTTCTTTATTCAAATGTCGATGACAATTACCAATTTGATTTCTAATTACGTACCAGTTGAGGCTATACATGTGTATAGTGTAGACGAAAGCTTTGTTGACTTAACTGGTACTGAAAAGCTGTGGGGCTCGCCTGAGGAAACGGCGAAGGAAATACAAAGAGCTATTCTGGACCAATTTAATGTACCAAGTGCAGTCGGAATGGGCCCAAACATGTTAATAGCCAAATTAGCTTTAGACCTCGATGCCAAGAAAACTGGTTTTGCCAAATGGACGTATGAGGATATTCCGAAGAAATTATGGCCTGTACGACCTTTATCCGAAATGTGGGGCATAGGAAAACGAATGGAAGCAAATCTAAATGCTATGGGAATACAAACAGTTGGTGGTTTGGCTAATGCAGATTTAGAAGAATTAGAAGAGCGATTTGGTGTAATGGGCAATCAACTCTATCACCATGCATGGGGAATAGATTTATCCAAATTAGGGGAGCCGTTAATAACAAACGGCGCTTTAAGTTTTGGTAAGGGTCAAATGCTGATGAGAGATTATCACACACGTAAAGATATTTCTGTAGTGCTCTTAGAAATGTGTGAAGACGTAATGAAACGCGCACGTGATGCAGGGTTTGTTGGGCGTACAATTAGCTTAGGTCTTTCATATAGTCATAATGCCATGACCAAAGGGTTTCATCGCTCTAAAACCATTGCAGGACCAACAAGTGAAACGCTTGTGATGTATAAAGCTTGTATTGAATTACTGGATGAGCACTTTGCTGGAGAGCCAGCAAGACAATTATCAGTCCGAATATCCAACCTAGAGAAAGAACATAGCATTCAGTTGGATTTATTTGATGAACGTAAACCTCAACGACAAATCATAGGGCCTACAATGGATGCAATACGCAATAGGTTTGGAGCTACCTCTATATTAAGAGCCGTGTCTTATACAAGAGCTGGTACAGCTATTAAACGAGATCGCTTAGTTGGTGGTCATTTGGCATAG
- a CDS encoding nucleoside hydrolase, translating to MYASIRIAFVEIKGGSFVKKVLLFGDIGIDDTAALIYARLHQEIEIVGLIADYGNVSREVAVANILYLMKLFNFPKEIPVILGAEVPLTGEQPTYFPEIHGEHGLGPIILNEDYDFKTENFLEIVNIIKKYKDELIIVNIGRLTSLATMFIFYKDLMKNVKEIYIMGGAFGVPGNVTSIAEANFHGDPFAVNIVLNYAKNVTIIPLNATQKAIVTPGMVDYIDHFGKAKIFKPLMEYYTRFYKERDPSLLGSPLHDALTLMAVMNPDMFTYESYPVTVIDKLDGPARGQSIAETLTYENLNTGQKKHRIAFDINYEKFFHNFLSVMTGQQINSDLK from the coding sequence ATGTATGCTTCTATAAGGATAGCTTTCGTGGAAATAAAAGGGGGTTCTTTCGTGAAAAAAGTGCTTTTATTCGGGGATATTGGCATTGATGATACAGCTGCATTAATCTACGCTAGATTACATCAAGAAATAGAAATTGTTGGATTAATTGCAGATTACGGAAACGTATCTAGAGAAGTTGCAGTTGCGAATATTTTGTATTTAATGAAATTGTTTAATTTCCCTAAGGAAATTCCTGTTATTTTAGGGGCAGAAGTACCTTTAACTGGGGAACAGCCAACATACTTTCCAGAAATTCATGGAGAACATGGTCTTGGACCAATTATACTAAATGAAGACTACGATTTTAAAACGGAAAACTTTTTAGAAATCGTAAATATCATAAAAAAATATAAGGATGAGCTGATTATCGTAAATATCGGTCGGCTTACCTCATTAGCTACAATGTTTATCTTCTACAAAGATTTAATGAAAAATGTAAAGGAAATTTATATTATGGGTGGCGCTTTTGGGGTTCCAGGAAATGTAACGTCCATCGCTGAGGCGAACTTTCACGGAGATCCTTTCGCGGTAAACATTGTACTCAACTATGCTAAAAATGTGACAATCATTCCTTTAAATGCAACACAAAAAGCTATTGTTACACCTGGCATGGTGGACTATATCGACCACTTTGGGAAGGCAAAAATTTTCAAACCATTAATGGAGTATTATACGCGTTTTTATAAAGAAAGGGACCCCTCACTTCTAGGGAGTCCTCTTCACGATGCACTTACCCTTATGGCTGTTATGAACCCTGACATGTTCACATATGAGTCATATCCTGTAACCGTCATCGACAAACTGGACGGTCCTGCAAGAGGACAAAGTATTGCAGAGACCCTAACATATGAAAACCTAAATACTGGGCAAAAAAAGCATCGGATTGCATTCGATATAAATTATGAAAAGTTTTTTCACAATTTTTTGTCCGTTATGACTGGCCAACAAATAAACAGCGATTTAAAATAA